A region of Lycium barbarum isolate Lr01 chromosome 3, ASM1917538v2, whole genome shotgun sequence DNA encodes the following proteins:
- the LOC132631579 gene encoding peptide chain release factor 1, mitochondrial isoform X1, whose product MRNHRFWLPIIGSFKLLSNLKKDLSTRRIPFSSLVRLYSTEVQPQLSIDLIKIMEQRLSAIENGSAQLQRFLDQPELTPSEYSTANKELRKLRDSVDLISELRAKQKEIEELKSVISECQDDKDMQQMASEELSEATEGEKKFQVLLLKSLLPKDDADERDCILEVRAGTGGEEASLFAMDIFKMYEKYSAKKGWKYEVLEVAESDLKGYKEAIASISGAGVYGKLKFESGIHRVQRVPMTEKGGRVHTSAVSVAILPQADQLDVKLRNEDLRIDTYRSGGSGGQHANTTNSAVRITHIPSGITVAIQDQRSQHMNRAKALKILCAKLYEIERLSNQSSRSKLRMEQIGSGDRSERIRTYNFPQGRVTDHRVGITTHSIVDVLQGEDLDAFIDALLLQEEMDAIASFSSA is encoded by the exons ATGAGAAATCACAGGTTTTGGCTACCCATCATTGGGTCATTTAAATTACTCTCCAATCTAAAGAAAGATTTATCAACCAGAAGAATCCCTTTTTCCAGTCTTGTTCGTTTATATTCTACAG AGGTGCAGCCTCAATTGTCTATTGACCTCATTAAAATAATGGAACAAAGGTTATCGGCAATTGAGAACGGGAGTGCTCAGCTTCAGCGTTTTTTAGATCAG CCAGAATTAACTCCTTCTGAATATTCAACGGCCAACAAAGAGCTCAGGAAGCTCAGAGATTCAGTAGATCTCATAAGCGAGTTAAGAGCGAAACAGAAG GAGATTGAGGAACTGAAATCAGTAATATCTGAATGCCAAGATGACAAAGACATGCAGCAGATGGCTTCTGAAGAATTGAGTGAAGCCACAGAAGGAGAGAAGAAATTTCAGGTTCTCCTTCTGAAGTCATTACTACCCAAAGATGATGCTGACGAGAGGGACTGCATTCTTGAAGTGAGGGCAG GAACTGGTGGGGAAGAGGCTTCTTTATTTGCGATGGACATATTCAAAAT GTATGAAAAATATTCTGCGAAAAAAGGCTGGAAATATGAGGTTCTAGAAGTAGCTGAGTCTGATCTTAAAGGATACAAG GAAGCTATTGCTTCTATCTCTGGAGCTGGTGTGTACGGGAAACTAAAATTTGAGAGTGGAATTCACAGAGTTCAG CGAGTGCCCATGACAGAGAAGGGTGGACGTGTTCACACCAGTGCTGTCTCTGTTGCAATTCTCCCACAGGCAGATCAG CTAGATGTGAAGTTGAGGAATGAAGATTTGAGAATTGATACTTATAGATCAGGGGGATCAGGAGGTCAGCATGCAAATACCACAAACAGTGCTGTCAGAATCACTCACATTCCATCTGGGATAACTGTTGCCATACAAGATCAGCGCTCCCAGCATATG AACAGGGCCAAAGCACTAAAAATATTGTGTGCAAAACTATATGAAATTGAGCGACTCAGCAATCAATCTAGTAGATCCAAGCTTCGAATGGAACAG ATTGGCAGTGGGGACAGATCTGAGCGGATCCGCACGTATAACTTCCCTCAAGGACGGGTTACTGATCACCGTGTTGGCATCACAACTCATTCCATAGTTGATGTTCTGCAGGGAGAAGATTTGGATGCTTTTATTGATGCTCTTCTATTGCAGGAGGAAATGGACGCAATTGCATCGTTCAGTTCCGCGTAA
- the LOC132631579 gene encoding peptide chain release factor 1, mitochondrial isoform X2: MRNHRFWLPIIGSFKLLSNLKKDLSTRRIPFSSLVRLYSTVCTGYLSRLVHRQLARTYKHECRVTPSTKAEAELTPSEYSTANKELRKLRDSVDLISELRAKQKEIEELKSVISECQDDKDMQQMASEELSEATEGEKKFQVLLLKSLLPKDDADERDCILEVRAGTGGEEASLFAMDIFKMYEKYSAKKGWKYEVLEVAESDLKGYKEAIASISGAGVYGKLKFESGIHRVQRVPMTEKGGRVHTSAVSVAILPQADQLDVKLRNEDLRIDTYRSGGSGGQHANTTNSAVRITHIPSGITVAIQDQRSQHMNRAKALKILCAKLYEIERLSNQSSRSKLRMEQIGSGDRSERIRTYNFPQGRVTDHRVGITTHSIVDVLQGEDLDAFIDALLLQEEMDAIASFSSA, encoded by the exons ATGAGAAATCACAGGTTTTGGCTACCCATCATTGGGTCATTTAAATTACTCTCCAATCTAAAGAAAGATTTATCAACCAGAAGAATCCCTTTTTCCAGTCTTGTTCGTTTATATTCTACAG TGTGTACGGGCTACTTGTCTCGACTAGTCCATCGGCAGCTTGCTAGAACCTATAAGCATGAGTGTCGGGTAACTCCGTCCACCAAGGCTGAAGCAG AATTAACTCCTTCTGAATATTCAACGGCCAACAAAGAGCTCAGGAAGCTCAGAGATTCAGTAGATCTCATAAGCGAGTTAAGAGCGAAACAGAAG GAGATTGAGGAACTGAAATCAGTAATATCTGAATGCCAAGATGACAAAGACATGCAGCAGATGGCTTCTGAAGAATTGAGTGAAGCCACAGAAGGAGAGAAGAAATTTCAGGTTCTCCTTCTGAAGTCATTACTACCCAAAGATGATGCTGACGAGAGGGACTGCATTCTTGAAGTGAGGGCAG GAACTGGTGGGGAAGAGGCTTCTTTATTTGCGATGGACATATTCAAAAT GTATGAAAAATATTCTGCGAAAAAAGGCTGGAAATATGAGGTTCTAGAAGTAGCTGAGTCTGATCTTAAAGGATACAAG GAAGCTATTGCTTCTATCTCTGGAGCTGGTGTGTACGGGAAACTAAAATTTGAGAGTGGAATTCACAGAGTTCAG CGAGTGCCCATGACAGAGAAGGGTGGACGTGTTCACACCAGTGCTGTCTCTGTTGCAATTCTCCCACAGGCAGATCAG CTAGATGTGAAGTTGAGGAATGAAGATTTGAGAATTGATACTTATAGATCAGGGGGATCAGGAGGTCAGCATGCAAATACCACAAACAGTGCTGTCAGAATCACTCACATTCCATCTGGGATAACTGTTGCCATACAAGATCAGCGCTCCCAGCATATG AACAGGGCCAAAGCACTAAAAATATTGTGTGCAAAACTATATGAAATTGAGCGACTCAGCAATCAATCTAGTAGATCCAAGCTTCGAATGGAACAG ATTGGCAGTGGGGACAGATCTGAGCGGATCCGCACGTATAACTTCCCTCAAGGACGGGTTACTGATCACCGTGTTGGCATCACAACTCATTCCATAGTTGATGTTCTGCAGGGAGAAGATTTGGATGCTTTTATTGATGCTCTTCTATTGCAGGAGGAAATGGACGCAATTGCATCGTTCAGTTCCGCGTAA